From a region of the Bacteroidales bacterium genome:
- a CDS encoding glycosyltransferase family 4 protein, giving the protein MQYKICHITSVHTRNDVRIFLKEACSLQTVGFNVTLLVADGLGNSEIYGVKVVDAGKFYGGRIKRFYQNPKRILKSLKDIDCEIYHFHDPELIPVGLRLIRKGKKVIYDAHEDLPQQTMSKEYIPVFFRKIVAIGIRMYENYASRKFSAILTATPFIRQRFEKLNANSIDINNYPLYDEINKSLQEKKRDGGVIYIGQISEARGIFPLLEALSNGNYKLKLAGIFENDKLKINVMQHLNWHKVEYLGQISRKELYEELMTSSVGVATFLPEPNHIHSQPNKMFEYMSAGIPVVASNFPLWKEIIEGNRCGICVDPMNPKAIADAINYLLINLDKAEEMGKNGQKAVINKYNWESEKKKLLGLYEKLINNV; this is encoded by the coding sequence ATGCAGTACAAAATATGTCATATTACCTCTGTACACACAAGGAATGATGTGAGAATTTTTCTGAAGGAAGCTTGTTCCCTTCAAACAGTGGGGTTCAATGTAACATTGCTGGTAGCCGATGGGTTAGGAAACAGTGAAATCTACGGAGTAAAGGTTGTTGATGCTGGAAAGTTTTATGGCGGAAGGATAAAGAGGTTTTATCAAAACCCTAAGCGCATTTTAAAATCGCTTAAAGATATTGATTGCGAGATTTATCATTTTCATGACCCTGAGCTGATACCTGTTGGTTTAAGACTTATCAGAAAAGGAAAGAAAGTGATTTATGATGCCCACGAAGACCTTCCGCAACAGACGATGTCAAAAGAATATATCCCTGTGTTTTTCAGAAAGATAGTTGCTATTGGAATAAGGATGTATGAAAATTATGCTTCAAGAAAATTTTCTGCTATACTTACTGCAACGCCTTTTATAAGGCAACGTTTTGAAAAACTAAACGCCAATAGTATTGATATTAATAATTATCCGCTTTATGATGAAATAAATAAAAGTTTGCAGGAAAAAAAACGTGACGGTGGAGTAATATATATCGGACAGATTTCAGAAGCCCGTGGGATTTTCCCTTTACTCGAAGCATTGTCAAACGGAAATTATAAATTAAAACTTGCAGGTATTTTTGAAAATGATAAACTTAAGATTAATGTCATGCAACATTTAAACTGGCATAAGGTTGAATATCTTGGGCAGATATCCAGAAAAGAACTTTATGAAGAGTTGATGACATCTTCTGTTGGTGTTGCAACTTTCTTACCTGAACCCAACCATATTCATTCTCAGCCTAATAAAATGTTTGAATATATGTCCGCCGGAATACCTGTGGTTGCTTCCAACTTTCCTCTTTGGAAAGAAATCATCGAAGGAAATCGTTGTGGAATTTGTGTTGACCCCATGAACCCGAAAGCTATTGCTGATGCTATTAATTATTTACTTATAAATCTCGATAAAGCAGAAGAAATGGGAAAAAACGGGCAAAAAGCGGTGATAAATAAATATAACTGGGAATCGGAAAAGAAAAAGTTGCTGGGGCTTTACGAAAAGCTAATAAACAATGTTTAA
- a CDS encoding N-acetyl sugar amidotransferase: MDTSDPDITFDENGYCNHCTRALAEKSTLWFPNEEGEKKLKAIVDKIKIQRKGNDYDCIIGLSGGVDSSFLAYKAVQYGLKPLVVHVDCGWNSELAVKNIENIVKYLNLELHTYVVNWEEMKDLQLAFFRSNVANQDIPQDHAIFAALYKFAVKNNVSYVLNGSNFATESILPVSWGYNALDYRQIKGIYKAFGNKKMKTYPHVTFFQRYVYFTFIKKMRVLKMLNYLPYDKEKAIKIMSDELGWRYYGGKHHESRFTKFFQAHFLPAKFGYDKRRSHLSSLIVSGFMTREQALKEMKKEIYSPQELEDDIQYIAKKLDITPEELKNIISNGKNKTYKDYPNNEQLFSVGINIRNALRKLTNK, translated from the coding sequence ATGGATACGTCAGATCCGGACATTACTTTTGATGAAAATGGTTATTGTAATCACTGTACCAGGGCGCTGGCGGAAAAAAGCACCCTTTGGTTTCCGAACGAAGAAGGTGAAAAAAAGCTTAAAGCAATTGTTGATAAAATTAAAATACAGCGCAAAGGGAATGATTATGATTGCATTATTGGGCTCAGTGGTGGCGTTGACAGTTCCTTTCTTGCATATAAGGCTGTTCAATATGGATTGAAACCCCTTGTGGTGCACGTGGATTGCGGATGGAACTCAGAACTGGCAGTAAAAAATATTGAAAACATTGTTAAGTACCTTAATCTGGAACTTCACACCTATGTAGTGAACTGGGAAGAGATGAAAGACCTTCAGCTGGCATTTTTTAGGTCAAATGTGGCGAATCAGGATATCCCCCAGGACCATGCCATATTTGCTGCACTTTATAAATTTGCTGTAAAAAATAATGTGAGTTATGTCCTGAACGGGAGTAATTTTGCAACAGAATCCATACTGCCCGTATCATGGGGTTATAATGCGCTGGACTATCGCCAGATAAAAGGAATATATAAAGCTTTCGGAAATAAAAAAATGAAAACATACCCCCATGTTACTTTTTTTCAGAGATATGTTTATTTTACCTTTATTAAGAAAATGAGGGTGTTGAAAATGCTGAATTATCTGCCTTATGATAAAGAAAAAGCCATAAAAATTATGAGTGATGAATTAGGGTGGCGTTATTATGGCGGTAAGCATCATGAGTCAAGATTTACAAAATTTTTTCAGGCACATTTTCTTCCAGCGAAATTCGGTTATGATAAACGCCGGTCGCATCTTTCCAGCCTTATAGTTTCGGGTTTTATGACACGTGAGCAAGCCCTGAAAGAAATGAAAAAGGAAATTTACAGTCCGCAGGAACTCGAAGATGATATACAATATATTGCCAAGAAACTTGACATAACACCTGAGGAGTTAAAGAACATTATTTCCAATGGAAAAAATAAGACGTATAAAGATTACCCGAATAATGAACAACTTTTTAGCGTTGGAATTAATATTAGAAACGCCCTAAGGAAGTTAACTAACAAATAA
- a CDS encoding AglZ/HisF2 family acetamidino modification protein: MIISRVIPVLLLRDKGLVKTVKFKESTYVGDPINAVRIFNEKEVDELIFLDIDASRKNENPPFELIKNIASECFMPLCFGGGINSIEHIREIIKCGVEKISINSYAVKEPSFIKKTADIFGSSTIVVSIDVKKNIFGKYSIYINGGKDNTGKDPVEFARLAEQMGAGELLVNSIDMDGTMQGYDIQLIQRISGSISIPLIALGGAGSVEHMKQTVNDGGASAVAAGSFFVFHGKRRAVLISYPAIKEIKSIFDN, encoded by the coding sequence ATGATTATCAGCAGAGTGATACCAGTATTGTTACTGAGAGACAAAGGCCTTGTCAAAACAGTGAAATTTAAAGAGTCCACCTATGTCGGCGACCCTATCAATGCTGTAAGGATTTTCAACGAAAAGGAAGTGGATGAATTGATTTTTCTGGATATTGACGCCAGCCGGAAAAATGAGAATCCTCCTTTTGAACTCATTAAAAATATTGCAAGCGAATGTTTTATGCCTTTATGTTTCGGGGGGGGGATCAATAGCATTGAACATATTCGCGAGATAATCAAGTGTGGTGTAGAAAAGATTTCAATAAATTCATATGCTGTAAAAGAACCCTCGTTTATTAAAAAAACCGCTGATATTTTTGGAAGCTCTACAATAGTGGTTTCGATAGATGTTAAAAAGAATATTTTTGGTAAATACAGTATTTATATCAATGGAGGGAAGGATAATACGGGAAAAGACCCTGTGGAGTTTGCCCGACTTGCCGAGCAAATGGGCGCAGGGGAATTGTTGGTTAACTCAATTGATATGGATGGCACAATGCAGGGTTACGACATACAACTAATTCAAAGGATTTCAGGAAGTATTTCTATCCCACTGATTGCATTAGGCGGTGCGGGAAGTGTAGAACACATGAAACAGACTGTGAATGATGGAGGTGCTTCTGCTGTAGCAGCAGGAAGTTTTTTTGTTTTTCATGGAAAAAGACGGGCGGTATTAATATCTTATCCTGCAATAAAGGAAATTAAATCAATTTTTGATAATTAA
- the hisH gene encoding imidazole glycerol phosphate synthase subunit HisH: protein MIIIVDYKVGNLGSILNMLRKIGAKAEISSDRKKIEDAAKLILPGVGSYDTGVKNLQELELINILNFKVLEQKVPVLGICLGMQLLTTSSEEGIEQGFSWIKGRTKRFRFPEDSNLKVPHMGWNYVNQQKESILFKEMYETPKFYFVHSYYIEPVDNSDILATTSHGIEFCSSLEKENIFGTQFHPEKSHKYGMRLLRNFANL, encoded by the coding sequence ATGATAATTATTGTTGATTATAAAGTCGGAAATCTGGGTTCAATACTCAATATGTTACGTAAAATAGGAGCAAAAGCAGAGATAAGCTCTGATAGAAAGAAAATTGAAGATGCAGCCAAGCTAATACTCCCCGGTGTCGGATCATATGATACAGGAGTGAAAAACCTTCAGGAACTGGAACTGATAAATATTTTAAATTTCAAAGTTCTTGAACAGAAAGTACCGGTGCTTGGAATATGTCTTGGTATGCAACTGCTGACCACATCAAGCGAAGAAGGCATTGAACAGGGTTTTTCGTGGATTAAAGGCAGAACTAAAAGATTCAGATTCCCCGAAGACTCTAATTTAAAAGTGCCGCATATGGGATGGAATTATGTTAATCAGCAAAAGGAGAGTATATTATTTAAGGAAATGTATGAAACCCCCAAATTCTATTTTGTACATTCATACTATATTGAGCCTGTTGACAACAGCGACATTCTGGCCACGACGAGCCATGGTATTGAATTTTGTTCGTCGCTTGAAAAAGAAAACATTTTTGGCACTCAGTTTCATCCTGAAAAAAGTCATAAATATGGTATGAGACTTTTACGTAATTTTGCGAACCTTTAA
- a CDS encoding oligosaccharide flippase family protein, producing MFKSLQNKIKTFLTRSDYIRDVLTLMTGTVIAQLIPLFFSPVISRIFVPDDFASFATYMSIISIFGSIATLRYEYAIILPKDENNSLAIVALSVIIAFLISCLLFLSMIFFGMSFLEIITNKKIDNSSWLFLIPLSVFTIGVYSSFNYWQNRKAHYKTLAVSRISQYALMTGAQIGFGAALMKSLGLILGEIAGRVCAAFILAFRTFKDDFLLIKNIRWKNVTKQFKRYKNFPMFSLPGDLINVFTNQVPILALGKYFVPNILGNYFFMDRIMNAPVTLIGKAVLDVFKQRASSDYIKYGNCKSVYIKTFKTLVVASSIPTLITFIFAPVLFRIIFGAEWELAGEFARIMALLFFFRLIASPLSYMFFIAEKQYYDMIWQVCLFLTTLTSFFAGIYFNSVKVCLWCYSVSYSVMYIIYLVISYSLAKGPKIIKSGT from the coding sequence ATGTTTAAATCTTTACAAAACAAAATAAAAACATTCCTAACGCGCTCTGATTATATCAGGGATGTTCTTACCCTGATGACAGGCACAGTAATTGCCCAACTAATTCCATTATTTTTTTCACCGGTTATCTCCCGTATTTTTGTCCCTGATGATTTCGCTTCTTTTGCAACGTATATGTCCATTATTTCTATTTTTGGGAGTATCGCAACTTTGCGTTATGAGTACGCCATTATTTTGCCAAAAGATGAAAACAATTCTCTGGCTATTGTTGCATTGAGTGTGATAATTGCTTTTTTGATAAGTTGCTTGCTGTTTTTAAGCATGATTTTTTTTGGGATGAGTTTTTTGGAAATCATAACAAATAAAAAAATTGATAACTCATCGTGGTTATTTCTTATTCCATTATCAGTTTTTACAATAGGAGTTTACAGTTCATTTAATTATTGGCAAAATCGCAAAGCCCATTACAAAACTCTTGCCGTCAGCCGTATTTCGCAGTATGCTTTAATGACAGGTGCCCAGATAGGCTTTGGCGCGGCTCTTATGAAATCACTCGGGCTGATACTGGGCGAAATTGCCGGGCGTGTTTGTGCAGCTTTTATTCTTGCATTCAGGACTTTTAAAGATGATTTTTTGCTGATTAAAAACATCAGATGGAAGAATGTTACTAAACAATTTAAAAGGTATAAAAACTTCCCGATGTTTTCATTGCCGGGTGATCTTATTAATGTGTTTACAAATCAGGTCCCCATCTTAGCTTTGGGGAAATATTTCGTGCCGAACATTCTGGGGAACTATTTTTTTATGGATAGGATAATGAATGCTCCGGTAACACTTATCGGCAAGGCAGTTCTGGATGTATTTAAACAAAGAGCCAGCAGCGACTATATAAAATACGGAAATTGCAAAAGTGTTTATATAAAAACTTTTAAAACTCTTGTCGTAGCTTCATCTATACCTACACTAATAACTTTTATTTTTGCTCCCGTACTTTTCAGAATTATTTTTGGCGCAGAATGGGAACTGGCAGGCGAATTTGCAAGAATCATGGCTCTTTTGTTTTTTTTTCGTCTTATTGCCAGCCCTTTGAGCTATATGTTCTTTATTGCCGAAAAACAGTATTATGACATGATTTGGCAAGTTTGTCTTTTTCTGACAACGCTGACTTCGTTTTTTGCAGGCATATATTTCAACAGCGTAAAAGTTTGCCTCTGGTGTTATTCAGTTTCTTATTCAGTAATGTATATAATCTACCTAGTCATATCGTATTCACTGGCAAAAGGCCCTAAAATAATTAAGTCAGGCACTTAA